The proteins below come from a single Malus sylvestris chromosome 3, drMalSylv7.2, whole genome shotgun sequence genomic window:
- the LOC126615516 gene encoding uncharacterized protein LOC126615516: MTFNMHIGYLEAIVRGHRSSLFIYADYNKLCQCKTLDDIKTHISATIYSPTLPLQMMSLMSGTTAFAISSTSSSAKVSTLSSLGDIEEAIKLIRLEEDIQVDIWVLVESGHDVDAADLRVQFSSAAVFLSLSRRI, from the exons ATGACCTTCAACATGCACATCGGGTACTTGGAGGCCATAGTGCGGGGTCACCGCTCCAGCCTTTTCATTTATGCCGATTACAACAAGTTGTGCCAGTGCAAGACCCTCGACGATATCAAGACGCACATCTCTGCCACCATATACAGCCCAACTCTTCCACTCCAGATGATGAGCTTGATGAGCGGAACTACCGCATTTGCAATCTCATCAACTTCTTCATCAGCAAAAGTGTCGACTCTTTCATCGCTTGGCGAT ATTGAAGAAGCAATCAAGTTGATCAGACTTGAAGAAGATATACAGGTGGATATATGGGTTTTGGTTGAAAGCGGTCATGATGTTGATGCAGCTGATCTCAGGGTACAGTTCTCATCAGCTGCTGTATTCTTAAGTTTGTCAAGAAGGATTTAA
- the LOC126616835 gene encoding E3 ubiquitin-protein ligase RDUF1-like produces MAMPSPPPTTSYWCYRCTRFVRVFALDSALLCPHCETGFLEEIETMPQPLLQPNHLRRRFPSSHRHEEERGQNPTPTSRRVRRASGDRSSLFNPVIVLRGTEADTESNTFELYYNDAAGSGLRPLPPTMSELLMGSGFDRLLEQLSQIEINGLGRPENPPASKSAVESMPVIQIADTHVGSDSHCAVCKEAFELGSEAREMPCKHIYHPDCILPWLSMRNSCPVCRHELPADQNNRNSDPGLEEETMGLTIWRLPGGGFAVGRFSGGRRPGERELPVVYTEMDGGFNGNGAPRRVLWASRSRGSESRGIRSAFRNIASFWGRLRSNSSSSRSGSESESGPGLTRSQSSSVFGRFVHRRRRAWVLDD; encoded by the coding sequence ATGGCCATGCCTTCGCCGCCGCCGACGACGTCGTATTGGTGTTACAGATGCACTCGCTTCGTCCGCGTGTTTGCTCTGGACTCCGCCCTCTTGTGCCCCCACTGCGAAACCGGCTTCCTCGAAGAGATCGAGACGATGCCACAGCCGCTACTGCAGCCGAACCATCTCCGCCGTAGATTCCCGTCCTCCCACCGCCACGAGGAAGAACGGGGCCAAAACCCGACTCCGACCTCCCGCCGGGTACGACGGGCCTCCGGCGACCGGTCTTCTCTATTCAACCCGGTCATCGTCTTACGTGGCACCGAGGCCGATACCGAGTCCAACACATTCGAACTCTACTATAATGACGCCGCGGGGTCGGGGCTCCGACCACTTCCGCCCACCATGTCCGAGCTTTTAATGGGTTCGGGCTTCGACCGCTTACTTGAACAGCTCTCCCAGATTGAAATCAACGGTTTGGGCAGACCTGAAAACCCGCCTGCGTCTAAATCCGCTGTGGAATCTATGCCCGTTATTCAAATCGCCGATACCCACGTCGGGTCGGACTCGCACTGCGCCGTTTGCAAAGAAGCATTCGAACTCGGGTCGGAGGCCCGAGAAATGCCCTGCAAGCACATATACCACCCGGATTGTATCCTCCCCTGGCTCTCAATGCGTAACTCGTGCCCGGTTTGTCGACACGAGCTGCCCGCTGACCAAAACAACCGTAATTCGGATCCGGGTCTCGAGGAAGAGACGATGGGTTTAACCATCTGGAGATTACCCGGCGGCGGATTTGCCGTGGGGAGATTCTCCGGCGGCAGAAGACCCGGCGAGAGGGAATTACCGGTTGTGTACACAGAAATGGACGGCGGGTTCAATGGTAACGGGGCTCCAAGAAGGGTATTATGGGCATCGAGGAGTAGAGGGAGCGAAAGTCGCGGGATTCGGAGTGCTTTTCGTAATATAGCTTCGTTCTGGGGGCGATTACGTTCCAATTCATCGTCTTCGAGGTCCGGGTCGGAATCTGAATCCGGGCCGGGTTTGACTAGAAGTCAGTCAAGTTCGGTGTTTGGGCGGTTCGTACACCGGCGTAGGAGGGCGTGGGTGTTGGATGATTAG